A region from the Parasphingopyxis sp. CP4 genome encodes:
- a CDS encoding DUF423 domain-containing protein encodes MNLVLLFATLSGAMAVAAGAFGAHGAEGDNAEWLKTGAQYQLAHALAALLALQLEARGPAWLFIIGGFLFAVTLYLMAIGAPRWFGAITPVGGVLMIGGWLWFAWQAMRG; translated from the coding sequence ATGAACCTTGTCCTGCTGTTCGCGACTCTATCAGGAGCGATGGCTGTGGCGGCTGGGGCTTTTGGTGCGCATGGCGCGGAGGGTGACAATGCGGAGTGGCTCAAGACGGGCGCACAGTATCAGCTTGCCCATGCGCTGGCCGCCCTGTTGGCGCTTCAGTTGGAAGCGCGGGGGCCAGCGTGGTTATTCATCATCGGTGGATTTCTGTTCGCCGTCACGCTGTATCTGATGGCGATCGGAGCACCGCGTTGGTTTGGCGCAATCACGCCTGTAGGCGGCGTCTTGATGATTGGTGGATGGCTGTGGTTCGCCTGGCAGGCAATGCGCGGCTAG